Below is a window of Campylobacter canadensis DNA.
TTCTTAAAAAAACAGAACAAATGGGACAAAGCCCAACTGATATAGTTGCTGATGGTAGTAGATATACGGTTGTAATTGGTCTTTGTACGCATTTAGGTTGTATTCCTGCATTTCATAAGGATGAACAAAAATTTGTTTGTGCCTGTCATGGGGGTCAGTTTGATATAAATGGTAAAAATATTTCAGGGCCACCACCAAGACCTTTAGAAATTCCTCCGTTTGCGGTTGATGGTACTAAGTTGGTTTTAGGTGAAGAAGGACCTGAATATAAGAAAATGATTGAAAAGGCGTAGTTATGGCAGAGTTTAAAAAAGCAGATGGTATAGTTGATTGGTTAGATCAGCGTCTTGCGGTTAAGAGTTTTATGAAGGTTATGATGACACAATATTGGATTCCAAAAAAGATTAACTTTTTATGGGCAATGGGTGTTATCTTACTTACTATGTTTGCAATTTTATTTATTACTGGCTTATTGCTTGTGATGTATTATAAGCCTGATGTTGCTTTAGCCTTTGATAGTGTAAATAAAACTATTATGCAAGAAGTTGAGTATGGTTGGTTGTGGCGTCATATGCACGGTGTTGCTGCATCGGTTGTATTTTTAGTAATGTATATTCATATGTTTACAGGAATTTATTATGGCTCTTATAAAAGAGGGCGTGAAATGATATGGATTAGCGGTATGCTATTATTTGTATTATTTTCTGCTGAGGCTTTTAGTGGTTATATGCTTCCTTGGGGGCA
It encodes the following:
- a CDS encoding Rieske 2Fe-2S domain-containing protein — its product is MSSRRSFMGFALGATAAVGGVFTLVGMKKTWDPLPSVKAAGFTTVDLSVLSEGELRTVEWRKKPIFILKKTEQMGQSPTDIVADGSRYTVVIGLCTHLGCIPAFHKDEQKFVCACHGGQFDINGKNISGPPPRPLEIPPFAVDGTKLVLGEEGPEYKKMIEKA